One genomic window of Sodaliphilus pleomorphus includes the following:
- a CDS encoding TrkH family potassium uptake protein, whose protein sequence is MKRFYTQNINFPIILRMIGWLLMIEAGFMSIPLCVSLYYYFFEGVASELHVAWAFGYSVGITLATGFLMTTLIHPSTLSMQRREGFLLTAVTWVFFSAFGMLPFLFSGSIDNVADAFFETMSGFTTTGATVIRDVDHTAKGILFWRALTQWIGGMGIIVFTLAVLPMLNYKGGIALFNAEVPGITHERLRPRVSQSAKSLWGMYIILTAILAVLLMFGPMDWFDSVCQTMSTVSTGGFSTKTIGLGYWHNYYSDVMIMIFMFLCGTNFTLLFQASGGKLGVFWKSNTFKWYLGETVLVSVIIILRMWTEGFLDNWPDRILFSFFDTISGITSTGFSTYSYEKSGEFISFVLMIAMFFGGMTGSTAGGAKIDRMVVMLKNTRNEFYRALHPNAVTSVRVDGRAVPHDIVAKVIAFLCIYVLILVAVALVLSMMGLPIFDALFSSMSALSNVGFGYGLTGDTGSFALLPDFGKWLLSLEMMVGRLELFTVLVILTRDFWVKD, encoded by the coding sequence ATGAAAAGATTTTACACGCAAAATATCAATTTCCCCATCATTCTGCGCATGATAGGGTGGCTGCTCATGATCGAGGCTGGCTTCATGTCGATACCCTTGTGTGTGTCGCTCTACTATTATTTCTTCGAGGGCGTTGCCAGTGAGCTTCATGTGGCGTGGGCCTTTGGCTACTCGGTGGGCATCACCCTGGCCACAGGCTTCTTGATGACAACGCTCATTCACCCGTCTACACTCTCCATGCAGCGCCGCGAGGGCTTCTTGCTCACTGCTGTGACGTGGGTGTTTTTCTCGGCTTTCGGCATGTTGCCCTTCTTGTTTTCGGGCAGTATCGACAATGTGGCCGATGCTTTCTTCGAGACCATGTCGGGCTTCACGACTACCGGCGCTACCGTGATACGCGATGTCGACCACACGGCCAAGGGCATCCTCTTTTGGCGCGCGCTCACCCAGTGGATAGGCGGCATGGGCATTATCGTGTTCACGCTTGCTGTGCTTCCCATGCTCAACTACAAGGGGGGCATCGCTCTTTTCAATGCCGAGGTGCCAGGCATCACCCACGAGCGCTTGCGTCCGCGCGTGAGTCAGTCGGCCAAGTCGCTTTGGGGCATGTACATCATTCTCACGGCTATCCTTGCCGTGCTGCTCATGTTTGGCCCTATGGACTGGTTTGACTCGGTGTGCCAGACGATGTCGACGGTGTCGACTGGCGGCTTCTCGACCAAGACCATAGGCCTTGGCTACTGGCACAACTACTACAGCGACGTCATGATCATGATTTTCATGTTTTTGTGCGGCACCAATTTCACTCTGCTTTTTCAGGCCAGCGGCGGTAAACTGGGCGTGTTCTGGAAGAGCAACACTTTCAAGTGGTATCTGGGCGAGACAGTTCTGGTCTCGGTCATCATCATCTTGCGCATGTGGACCGAGGGCTTTCTCGACAACTGGCCCGACCGCATCTTGTTCTCGTTTTTCGACACCATTTCGGGCATTACCTCCACGGGATTCTCTACCTACAGCTATGAGAAGTCGGGCGAGTTCATTTCGTTTGTGCTCATGATAGCTATGTTCTTTGGCGGCATGACAGGTTCTACTGCCGGTGGTGCCAAAATCGACCGCATGGTGGTCATGCTCAAGAACACACGCAACGAGTTCTACCGCGCCTTGCATCCCAATGCAGTCACCTCGGTGCGCGTCGACGGCCGTGCTGTGCCTCACGACATTGTGGCCAAGGTCATCGCCTTCTTGTGCATCTATGTGCTCATTCTGGTGGCTGTGGCGCTTGTGCTATCGATGATGGGATTGCCCATTTTCGATGCTCTGTTCTCCTCGATGTCGGCCTTGAGCAATGTGGGCTTTGGCTACGGGCTCACGGGCGACACGGGCTCGTTTGCCCTCTTGCCCGACTTTGGCAAGTGGCTCTTGAGCTTGGAAATGATGGTGGGCCGACTCGAGTTGTTTACCGTGCTGGTGATCCTGACCCGCGATTTCTGGGTTAAGGATTGA
- the trxB gene encoding thioredoxin-disulfide reductase: MEHIQCLIIGSGPAGYSAAIYCARASVNAVLYTGLQQGGQLTQTTTIENYPGFPDGVDGFELMELMRKQAENVGAVLRQGAITAVDLSKRPFVATVDGKDQLEADTVIVATGASARYLGLPDEKKYAGMGVSACATCDGFFYRKKVVAVVGGGDTACEEASYLSHMAKKVYMIVRKPYLRASAAMQERVKAIDNIEILYNTNTVGLFGENGVAGAHLVRFKGTDKEELYDINIDGFFLAIGHDPNTAFLAGQLELDDQGYIKLKGDTQATSVEGVYAAGDVADPRYRQAVVAAGTGACAALDVEKFLAQHRS; the protein is encoded by the coding sequence ATGGAACACATCCAGTGTCTAATTATAGGGTCGGGCCCGGCAGGCTACTCTGCAGCAATATATTGCGCCCGCGCCAGCGTGAATGCAGTGCTCTACACCGGACTTCAGCAAGGTGGACAGCTCACGCAGACTACGACTATCGAGAATTATCCCGGCTTCCCCGACGGTGTCGACGGCTTCGAGCTCATGGAGCTCATGCGCAAGCAGGCCGAGAATGTGGGTGCGGTATTGCGCCAGGGAGCCATCACTGCCGTCGACTTGAGCAAGCGCCCCTTTGTGGCAACTGTCGACGGTAAAGACCAGCTTGAGGCCGACACCGTGATTGTGGCTACCGGCGCCTCGGCAAGGTATCTCGGGCTGCCCGACGAAAAAAAATATGCAGGCATGGGCGTCTCGGCTTGTGCCACTTGCGACGGCTTCTTCTACCGCAAGAAGGTGGTGGCCGTGGTGGGCGGTGGCGACACTGCCTGCGAGGAGGCCTCCTACTTGAGCCACATGGCCAAGAAGGTGTACATGATCGTGCGCAAGCCCTACTTGCGTGCCTCGGCTGCCATGCAGGAGCGCGTGAAGGCCATCGACAATATCGAGATCCTCTACAACACCAACACCGTGGGTCTCTTTGGCGAGAATGGCGTGGCTGGAGCTCACTTGGTGCGTTTCAAGGGCACCGACAAGGAGGAGCTCTACGACATCAACATCGACGGCTTCTTCCTGGCCATAGGCCACGACCCCAACACGGCATTTCTTGCTGGCCAGCTCGAGCTCGACGACCAGGGCTACATTAAGCTCAAAGGCGACACCCAGGCCACAAGTGTCGAGGGCGTCTATGCCGCAGGCGATGTCGCCGATCCCCGCTATCGACAGGCTGTGGTGGCTGCAGGCACTGGTGCCTGCGCTGCTCTCGATGTCGAGAAGTTTCTCGCTCAGCATCGCTCATAG
- a CDS encoding FtsK/SpoIIIE family DNA translocase yields the protein MAKDTSSTYFNPDISSVKESVAYKKEEEAKKRAQEEKLTRWQRVGRFFANGRTRFAIGTILLLAGVYLLIAFLSFVLGAGDADQNQEMYYSTVQNARQLGSIHNVVGAMGATLSETLVRQGFGLAAFIIVIWCVTLAVRFFKPGRKIFFFSFTLITIFSLFTMSLILGACFYYYSPFSFPIGGEFGKYANVFIVGLMGYPGLIGVNFVLGLIWVLLCYETLRAIYNSVKRRIPHRRHFNGDEVDDGHEKPVVTSNFPGDVVKTPDSPASPATPPAPPVNTAPFTPAAPASGPFVTLNDKKPKPKKSRGVPAVAHDSGSASGRGVKMANIPMADNGKSRGEENLNDPTGEYRHYFFPPLDLLADIKMKTDSVDVEEQEDNKRRITETLGNYGIQIKHIDVHVGPTVTLFEIVPEDGVRISKIRGLEDDIAMSLAALGIRIIAPMPGRGTIGIEVPNRDPQIVPIREVLGSKKFKETRAKLPMALGCTVSNEVFVADLAKMPHLLVAGATGKGKSVGLNTIIASLLYKKGPSELKLILIDPKRVEFSIYADLEKYYFARVPGEDRCIVTDTSKVVKTLNCLVQEMENRYMVLEEVGERKVEDYNKRWRNGLRNEVDADGNHRYRFMPYIVCIIDEFSDMIMTAGKEVETPIVRIAQKARAVGIHMIIATQRPSAKVITGLIKGNFPGRMAFAVSQNIDSRIILDRGGAEHLIGRGDMLFSVDGEITRLQCPFIDTPEITNICEYIKEQEDNDLDVNHEEPYVLPEYVAPASEADGGEGGGSAASLNDRDPLFEEIARWVVQGDTASTSSVQRRYSIGYNRAGRIMDQLEAAGIVGPATGGKPRKVLLTPMDVDQTLFNSLH from the coding sequence GTGGCAAAAGACACATCATCTACATATTTCAACCCCGACATCTCCAGTGTGAAGGAGAGTGTGGCCTACAAGAAAGAGGAAGAAGCCAAGAAAAGAGCCCAAGAGGAGAAGCTCACCCGCTGGCAGCGTGTGGGGCGTTTCTTTGCCAACGGGCGCACTCGTTTTGCCATAGGCACGATTCTGCTCCTGGCCGGGGTCTATCTGCTCATCGCCTTCCTGTCGTTTGTGCTCGGGGCAGGCGATGCCGACCAAAATCAAGAAATGTATTACAGCACCGTGCAGAATGCTCGGCAGTTGGGCTCGATTCACAACGTGGTGGGTGCTATGGGCGCCACCCTTTCTGAGACGCTTGTGCGTCAAGGTTTCGGCCTGGCCGCTTTCATCATTGTGATATGGTGTGTGACCCTGGCCGTGAGGTTTTTCAAGCCAGGTCGCAAGATTTTCTTCTTCAGCTTCACGCTCATAACGATTTTCAGCCTGTTCACGATGTCGCTCATTTTGGGTGCATGCTTTTACTACTATAGCCCGTTCTCTTTCCCCATAGGCGGCGAGTTTGGCAAGTATGCCAATGTATTTATTGTGGGGCTCATGGGCTATCCTGGCTTGATAGGGGTCAACTTTGTGCTTGGCCTCATTTGGGTGCTGCTGTGCTACGAGACCCTGCGTGCCATCTACAACAGCGTGAAGCGTCGCATCCCGCACCGCCGCCATTTCAATGGCGACGAGGTCGACGATGGCCACGAGAAGCCCGTTGTCACTTCCAATTTTCCTGGCGACGTGGTCAAGACTCCCGATTCGCCTGCCAGCCCTGCTACACCCCCGGCTCCTCCTGTCAATACAGCTCCGTTCACGCCGGCGGCCCCTGCCAGCGGCCCCTTTGTGACGCTCAACGACAAGAAGCCTAAGCCCAAGAAGAGCCGCGGGGTGCCTGCTGTTGCCCACGACAGCGGCAGTGCTTCGGGCCGGGGGGTGAAGATGGCCAATATACCCATGGCCGACAATGGCAAGTCGCGCGGTGAGGAGAACCTGAACGACCCCACTGGCGAGTACCGCCACTACTTTTTCCCGCCGCTCGACCTGCTGGCCGATATCAAGATGAAGACCGACAGTGTCGACGTGGAGGAGCAGGAAGACAACAAGCGACGCATCACCGAGACTTTGGGCAACTATGGCATCCAAATCAAGCACATCGATGTGCACGTGGGTCCCACAGTCACACTCTTTGAAATCGTCCCCGAGGATGGTGTGCGCATCTCCAAAATACGCGGCCTTGAAGACGACATCGCCATGTCGCTTGCCGCCTTGGGCATTCGCATCATTGCCCCCATGCCAGGCCGCGGCACCATAGGCATCGAGGTGCCCAACCGCGACCCGCAAATTGTGCCCATACGCGAAGTGCTGGGCTCGAAAAAGTTCAAGGAGACTCGTGCCAAGCTGCCCATGGCGCTGGGCTGCACAGTGTCCAATGAGGTCTTTGTGGCCGACTTGGCCAAGATGCCCCACTTGCTCGTGGCTGGCGCTACGGGCAAAGGCAAGTCGGTGGGCTTGAACACCATCATTGCCTCGTTGCTTTACAAGAAGGGCCCGTCTGAGCTCAAGCTCATTCTCATCGATCCCAAGCGTGTCGAGTTCAGCATCTATGCCGACCTGGAAAAATACTATTTTGCACGAGTTCCCGGCGAGGACCGCTGCATCGTCACCGACACGAGCAAGGTGGTGAAAACCCTCAACTGCCTCGTGCAGGAGATGGAAAACCGCTACATGGTGCTCGAAGAGGTGGGGGAGCGCAAGGTCGAGGACTACAACAAGCGCTGGCGCAACGGCTTGCGCAACGAGGTTGACGCCGATGGCAACCACCGCTACCGGTTCATGCCCTACATCGTGTGCATCATCGACGAGTTCAGCGACATGATTATGACTGCCGGCAAGGAGGTGGAAACTCCCATCGTGCGCATTGCCCAGAAGGCTCGTGCAGTGGGCATTCACATGATCATTGCCACCCAGCGCCCGTCGGCCAAGGTCATCACTGGCTTGATCAAGGGTAACTTCCCCGGCCGCATGGCCTTTGCCGTGTCGCAAAACATCGACAGCCGCATCATTCTCGACCGTGGCGGTGCCGAGCACCTCATAGGCCGCGGCGACATGCTCTTCTCGGTCGATGGCGAGATTACACGCCTGCAATGCCCGTTTATCGACACTCCCGAGATTACCAACATATGCGAGTACATCAAGGAACAAGAGGACAACGACCTCGATGTAAACCACGAGGAGCCCTACGTTCTGCCCGAGTATGTGGCCCCTGCCTCTGAGGCCGATGGCGGCGAGGGAGGTGGCTCGGCTGCCAGTCTCAACGACCGCGATCCGCTCTTCGAAGAAATCGCACGTTGGGTCGTGCAAGGCGACACGGCATCCACGTCGAGTGTGCAACGCCGCTACTCGATAGGCTACAATCGTGCCGGCCGCATCATGGACCAGCTCGAGGCTGCCGGTATCGTGGGACCTGCTACCGGAGGCAAGCCCCGCAAGGTGCTGCTCACGCCCATGGATGTCGACCAGACGCTCTTCAACTCGCTGCATTGA
- the trkA gene encoding Trk system potassium transporter TrkA: MKIIIAGAGEVGTHLAKMLSNEDQDIIILDTDERRLTSLENYNLMTCVGSAISFEDLKNVSVDKCDLFIAVTPYETRNMLACSMAKHMGAKKTVGRIDNYEFLLKAHSNYFKQLGVDDLIYPEYLAAKEIRTALKHTWVRNWFELFDGELIVAAVKLRSNSKLRNKPLRDMGNIADFMHVSAIKRNRETIIPRGDDVIRANDIVYIATTHDHLDKVIDVCGKSQIDVKKLMMMGGSPIAVQIAKTLQDQVKIKIIEPDEQRCQYLSDILPNCSIVHGDATDADILEEEGVSDTDVFAALSDRSETNILSCMMAKEHGVRKTIAEVESMQFIAEAESLNIGTIINKKLLASSRIFQILLDSDVNNARCLALADAEVAELILKPDSKVCKKDVRELSLPDGMTIAGVVRDGEGMLVKGDTRLQPGDHVCVFCLSGVFHTVEKYFSK; the protein is encoded by the coding sequence ATGAAGATTATCATTGCGGGTGCCGGAGAGGTGGGCACACACCTGGCCAAGATGCTAAGCAACGAGGATCAGGACATTATCATCCTCGACACCGACGAGCGCCGCTTGACCAGTCTCGAGAACTACAACTTGATGACCTGTGTGGGCAGTGCTATCTCGTTTGAAGATCTCAAGAACGTGAGTGTAGACAAGTGCGACTTGTTTATTGCTGTCACGCCCTATGAGACGCGCAACATGCTGGCCTGCTCCATGGCCAAGCACATGGGAGCCAAGAAAACGGTGGGCCGTATCGACAACTACGAGTTCCTGCTCAAGGCTCACAGCAACTATTTCAAGCAGCTGGGTGTCGACGACTTGATCTATCCCGAGTACTTGGCTGCCAAGGAAATACGCACCGCCTTGAAACATACCTGGGTGCGCAACTGGTTTGAGCTCTTCGACGGTGAGCTCATTGTAGCGGCCGTGAAACTGCGCTCCAATTCCAAACTGCGAAACAAGCCATTGCGCGACATGGGCAATATTGCCGACTTCATGCACGTGAGCGCCATCAAGCGCAATCGCGAGACCATCATTCCCCGAGGCGACGACGTGATTCGCGCCAACGATATTGTATACATCGCCACAACTCACGACCATCTCGACAAGGTGATCGACGTGTGTGGCAAGTCGCAAATCGATGTGAAGAAGCTCATGATGATGGGCGGCAGTCCCATCGCTGTGCAAATAGCCAAGACCCTGCAAGACCAGGTGAAAATCAAAATCATCGAGCCCGACGAGCAGCGTTGCCAGTATCTGTCCGACATATTGCCCAACTGTAGCATCGTGCACGGCGATGCCACCGATGCCGACATTCTTGAGGAAGAGGGCGTGAGCGACACCGATGTGTTTGCAGCTTTGAGCGACCGCAGCGAGACCAACATCCTGAGCTGCATGATGGCCAAGGAGCACGGCGTGCGCAAGACCATTGCCGAGGTCGAGAGCATGCAGTTCATCGCCGAGGCCGAAAGCCTCAACATAGGCACCATCATCAACAAGAAACTGCTGGCCTCGAGCCGCATTTTCCAAATCCTGCTCGACAGCGATGTCAACAACGCACGCTGCCTGGCGCTGGCCGATGCCGAGGTGGCCGAGCTCATTCTCAAGCCCGACAGCAAGGTGTGCAAGAAGGATGTGCGGGAGCTCAGTCTGCCCGACGGCATGACCATTGCCGGTGTCGTGCGCGACGGCGAGGGCATGCTGGTCAAGGGCGACACCCGTCTGCAACCTGGCGACCACGTGTGTGTGTTCTGCCTGAGCGGTGTGTTCCACACGGTGGAAAAATACTTCAGCAAGTAG
- a CDS encoding LolA family protein, whose protein sequence is MLLLFVAMACQAQTATQIFDKTVSAFRNAGTVSASYSMRGSHGTIVMQGSKFRILANNVKAWYDGKTEYTYSKATGEVNITTPSARDLVMVSPLSVAGQVRNAYKMKAKKNTGGYTLYLTPKKKGHVKSITLYISKAYVLTKAVYTTSKGSQSLTISNYRTHVAASASTFRFSKSQVPAGTQVVDLR, encoded by the coding sequence TTGCTATTGCTCTTCGTGGCCATGGCCTGCCAGGCACAGACGGCCACCCAGATTTTTGACAAAACGGTTTCGGCCTTTCGCAATGCCGGCACGGTGAGTGCCTCCTACTCGATGAGAGGTTCGCACGGCACTATTGTCATGCAGGGCAGCAAGTTCCGCATCTTGGCCAACAACGTCAAGGCCTGGTACGACGGAAAGACCGAGTACACCTATTCCAAAGCTACGGGCGAGGTCAACATCACCACACCCAGTGCCAGAGACCTTGTGATGGTGAGCCCGCTCTCGGTGGCCGGTCAAGTGCGCAACGCCTACAAAATGAAGGCCAAAAAAAATACAGGCGGCTACACTTTGTATCTCACGCCCAAAAAGAAAGGACATGTGAAGTCGATCACTTTATATATCAGCAAGGCCTATGTCTTGACCAAGGCCGTCTACACCACCAGCAAGGGCAGCCAGTCGCTCACGATAAGCAACTATCGCACCCATGTGGCGGCCAGTGCATCCACCTTCCGGTTCTCCAAGAGCCAGGTGCCGGCGGGCACCCAAGTGGTCGACTTGCGCTGA